The Deltaproteobacteria bacterium genome segment TTGAAATGATCGGGGAAGGCGATGCCGTCAATTATGGATCGTTCTGGCCCTACAACCTTTGCTATGACTATTTTTCCAAGGTCGGCGTGCCGGGGGTCGACCTGCCCGAGGACGACATGTGGCAGGTCGTGGAAACCGAACTGATGACGCGCGACGACTACGACCTTCTGTTGGATCTGGGATGGCCGGATTATTTCAAGAAATTCATGCACGAACGGATTCTTAACGACGTACCCGATGAATACCTGCCGCCTTTCCGAAAATCGATGGACGTCAAAGCGCTCTGGATGGAAAGGGGGGTTCCTGTGTTGACCGGCGGCGATGTGACCACCCCATTAGAACTGCTGTGCGGGTCGCGTTCCCTGACGGAATTCTGTATGGATTTGATAGAAATACCGGATAAGGTCGCCGCCGCCATGGATGCTATCGTGCCCCACCTGGCTTCCAACGCTATCCGGCGTGCCCGCCGCCACGGTTACCCGCTGGTCTGGGTGGGCGGCTGGCGCACGGCGCCCTGTATGCTGTCCCCCGATATGTGGCGGCGGTTTGTCTGGCCCTATTTCAGCCGGCTGGTCCGCGAGGTGGTCGACGCCGGCCTGATAGCCCTGCTCCACCTGGATTCGGACTGGACCCGCGAGCTTAAGCGCTTCCGCGAACTGCCGAAAGGGCGGTGCATCATGGCCCTGGACGGCGAAACCGACATCTTCAAGGCCAGGGACGTACTGGCGGGCCACATGTGCATCATGGGAGACGTTCCGGCCGCCATGCTTTATCTGGACGCCCCGGACACGGTCTACGACTACTGCCGCCGATTGGTGGAAGAGCTGGGTCCGGAAGGGTTCATCCTGCAGTCGGGCTGCGACATTCCGGCCAACGCCAGGCTCGAAAATGTCAAAGCCATGGTTCAAGCGGCGTTGGATTCCGGCACCCATGCCTTTTAGCCCGCTCCATTCTTGAAAAATAAGCCTCTTCCCGGGGGACGCGCCCTTTTGCATCCACCCCGGCCTGAAAACTGTGTTTGAAGGGTTACCTATAAGGATCCGAGGAATGAGCGGATAGCTGATAGCTCATGGCATGCTATCAGCCATGACCTGTGCGCTTAGGATTCCCTGGACCCTATTCAAATGCACAGATTGATCGCCTCTTGTCACTCATTAATACGGAAAAAAAGGTCCTTTAACCCGGCAATCTCTTTTTTAAAGATCGCCGTCAACGCCGCCTCCCGGTCCGCGGATGGCCGAATTTTGTCCGTCTGGGGTGACAATTTTTGTCACCTCGGGCGATGAAGCTGCCGGGCATCGAGAAGGAAATCGATTGCAACCCTATGTAATAAGACACAATATGTTGATTTTCAGTATAATGGCCCGGTTGTTGCTATATTTCATGACGAACGTTTTGTATCTTGAAATGTACCACAACAAGGGGGGGATCACATGCGAAAA includes the following:
- a CDS encoding uroporphyrinogen decarboxylase, which gives rise to MENARTHDERLNRILTAVALERPDRVPVVLEYSGFAAQVTGTQMAEFLRFPAVNIETMIRAFEMIGEGDAVNYGSFWPYNLCYDYFSKVGVPGVDLPEDDMWQVVETELMTRDDYDLLLDLGWPDYFKKFMHERILNDVPDEYLPPFRKSMDVKALWMERGVPVLTGGDVTTPLELLCGSRSLTEFCMDLIEIPDKVAAAMDAIVPHLASNAIRRARRHGYPLVWVGGWRTAPCMLSPDMWRRFVWPYFSRLVREVVDAGLIALLHLDSDWTRELKRFRELPKGRCIMALDGETDIFKARDVLAGHMCIMGDVPAAMLYLDAPDTVYDYCRRLVEELGPEGFILQSGCDIPANARLENVKAMVQAALDSGTHAF